The following proteins are encoded in a genomic region of Nerophis lumbriciformis linkage group LG23, RoL_Nlum_v2.1, whole genome shotgun sequence:
- the clic5a gene encoding chloride intracellular channel protein 5a codes for MTDIAAQEDKDPDIELFVKAGSDGESIGNCPFSQRLFMVLWLKGVVFNVTTVDLKRKPADLHNLAPGTHPPFLTFQGEVLTDVNKIEEYLEEELAPPKYPKLAVKNRESNTAGNDVFAKFSAYIKNTSPNKNGALEQSLNKALAKLDEYLLNPLPLDDGESTRKYLDGDELTLADCNLLPKLHVVKVVAKKYRNYDIPSQFRGVWRYLGNAYGRDEFTNTCAADVEIELAYKDVAKVLGK; via the exons gctGGCAGTGATGGGGAGAGCATTGGAAACTGTCCATTCTCGCAGCGTCTCTTCATGGTTCTTTGGCTGAAAGGCGTGGTCTTCAACGTCACCACCGTTGACCTGAAGAG GAAACCAGCTGACCTTCACAACCTGGCCCCGGGGACACACCCACCCtttctcaccttccagggggagGTGCTTACTGACGTCAATAAAATCGAGGAATACCTGGAGGAGGAGTTGGCTCCGCCCAA GTATCCCAAACTTGCAGTGAAGAACCGTGAGTCCAACACGGCGGGAAACGACGTGTTTGCCAAGTTCTCGGCTTACATCAAAAACACGAGTCCAAATAAAAATGGTG CACTCGAGCAAAGTCTCAACAAGGCTCTGGCCAAGCTAGACGAGTATCTCCTGAACCCTCTACCGCTTGACGATGGCGAATCAACGCGCAAATATCTGGACGGTGACGAGCTAACGCTAGCTGACTGCAACCTTCTTCCCAAACTTCACGTTGTCAAG GTGGTGGCAAAGAAATACCGCAATTACGACATCCCGTCCCAATTCCGAGGCGTGTGGCGCTACCTTGGCAACGCCTACGGCCGAGATGAGTTCACCAACACGTGTGCAGCTGATGTGGAAATCGAGCTGGCCTATAAGGATGTTGCAAAAGTTCTCGGGAAATGA